The genomic DNA CATTGTTGAGCAATTCTGTGAGGATACGCTTGAGACTGAATGGGTCGGAAGCCAGGGGAGGCAGTTGCCGAGGAATGTCAATTTCTAAAATTTGTTGCTGGTCGTAGATAAGTTGTTCAAAAGGTTCGACAACATGAGGAATCCAGTCTGGTAAATGAATAATTCTTCTGTCAAGCAGGAGAGTTCCGGCGTTGAGTTGCTGCAATTCCAGTAAATCGTTGATTAAATTAATTTCTCGCTCGCACTCATCATTCAAAACATGGAAGTAACGAGCGGCTGTGTTACTTTCACGGTTATTTTCTAGTTCTGGATTGAATCCGCATTGCTGATTCAGCATAACTTCCAACATTTGAATTGCCATTTTCATGTTGGATACTGGTGTTTTTAATTCGTGGGAGACGGTATTGAGGAAGTCGTCTTTGAGGCGGTTGAGTTTTTCTAGTTCTTGGACTTGAGCTTGTGCTGCTTGGTAAAGTCGAGCTTGGCGAATCGCGATCGCACATTGATTGGCTACCTGCTGCACCAATCTAATTTCTAATTCATTAAACACATATTCTTCCGGTTTTAACAACCACAAATCGCCCAGCACGCCTTGATTATCTAAAATCGGACAAGCCAGCACAGCAACGCGATGGTGAACTTGCCGTATCGAGTGGGAAGCTATTTCGCAAAATTGCAGATACTGACCTTGCAGAAGCTGAAAGTAAATGCCAGGGAAATCAGCCATTTGCAGGACGCGATTGCGATCCGATGGCGATGTAATTGCATATTCGGAACAAATGCTAGAAGTAGCTTTTTCGAGATTGTATAGTGCGGTACAGCAATAATCTGCTTTCAGTCCCAGCGCTAATTCTTGCACCGCTGTTTGTAAAATGTGGCTTTCATCGAGGGTATCGCGCACTTTGTCGGTAATCCGTTTGAGCATTGCTTCAAAGTTGAGCGCCTGCTGCAACAGATCTGTACGTTCCTGCACTTGTTTTTCCAGGTCGGTATTGAGCCGCGCCAAGTGTTGATATAGTTCTGATTGTTGGATGGCAATTGCTACCTGAGTTGCTAATTGCTTGAGCAGGTCTATTTCCAAATTCTGCCACTGTCTTGGGCCGCTACACTGATGGGCAATCAGCAGCCCCCACAATTGGGAGTTTGGCGTGGGATTTTCTAATTGAGAATTCAAAACTAAGAATTCGGAATTATCTTGCAAAATCGGTACTACTAAATGAGCCCTGACTTGAAATCCAGCTAGCAAGTCGAGCAAAGATTGAGGCAGTCCCAGTGTGTATATATCGGCTTTGGCTTGAATGCGGTTTTGTTGGTAAGCGGGGATATAATTTTTTCCTAAGTAGGGATAGGCAATTTTTTTTCCTAAAATTGGTATCCAACAATCGCCTACCGATTCCACTACTACCCTACCCTGACTGTCGGGGTCATAGCGATAAATCAGCACGCGATCGGCTTGCAGAAATTCCCTAACTTCCGCTACTGTTGTATTGAGTATTTTCTCCAAGTTCAAAGATTGACGGATGCGCTGCGCTATCTTATCGATCAATCGCTCTCTTTCCGTTTGCTGTCGCAATTCTTGTTCGGCGCGAGAAGCTTTCAGCAACCGACGTACCCGCTGACGCAGTACAGCCCAGTTGATCGGCTTGGTAA from Aerosakkonema funiforme FACHB-1375 includes the following:
- a CDS encoding hybrid sensor histidine kinase/response regulator — protein: MNTSDSPKHSTLILVIDDDRLMRIQLRRAMEQEGYQVAEAVDGEEGLAAYTCLKPDIVLVDGMMPVMDGFTCCKLIRSLPGGDRIPILTITALEDEKSVDRAFEAGAIDYITKPINWAVLRQRVRRLLKASRAEQELRQQTERERLIDKIAQRIRQSLNLEKILNTTVAEVREFLQADRVLIYRYDPDSQGRVVVESVGDCWIPILGKKIAYPYLGKNYIPAYQQNRIQAKADIYTLGLPQSLLDLLAGFQVRAHLVVPILQDNSEFLVLNSQLENPTPNSQLWGLLIAHQCSGPRQWQNLEIDLLKQLATQVAIAIQQSELYQHLARLNTDLEKQVQERTDLLQQALNFEAMLKRITDKVRDTLDESHILQTAVQELALGLKADYCCTALYNLEKATSSICSEYAITSPSDRNRVLQMADFPGIYFQLLQGQYLQFCEIASHSIRQVHHRVAVLACPILDNQGVLGDLWLLKPEEYVFNELEIRLVQQVANQCAIAIRQARLYQAAQAQVQELEKLNRLKDDFLNTVSHELKTPVSNMKMAIQMLEVMLNQQCGFNPELENNRESNTAARYFHVLNDECEREINLINDLLELQQLNAGTLLLDRRIIHLPDWIPHVVEPFEQLIYDQQQILEIDIPRQLPPLASDPFSLKRILTELLNNACKYTPAKGKITVSVRINSDKIQLSVSNSGIEIPRHEMQRIFDKFYRIPSNDPWKHGGTGLGLALVDKLVSYLGGSIQVESGSRHTTFLVELPIMSDGK